The proteins below are encoded in one region of Betaproteobacteria bacterium:
- a CDS encoding prepilin-type N-terminal cleavage/methylation domain-containing protein — translation MSKVLKFSADIEDMNKKSIFDRRGQLGFTLIELIVVIIILGILAAVALPRFVNLQRDARIAKLQAARGSVSAASALVHATAFSRAGIADTAVCAGGGTADNITGPAGTVCTESGLVNMVYAYPAVTGVGTAGILSMAGLTGVFNPTAADLQAEGYTYTVNAGVAKFGVIGATTPATCFFTYTPPPAANQAATISGLSTDGC, via the coding sequence ATGTCTAAAGTATTAAAATTCTCAGCCGATATTGAAGATATGAACAAAAAATCCATTTTCGACAGACGAGGGCAGCTCGGCTTTACATTGATTGAGCTGATCGTGGTCATCATCATTCTCGGGATTCTGGCTGCTGTCGCCTTGCCGCGTTTTGTCAATTTGCAGCGCGACGCGCGCATTGCCAAGTTGCAGGCGGCACGGGGCAGCGTTTCCGCGGCATCCGCACTGGTTCATGCCACGGCTTTTTCCCGTGCCGGTATCGCCGATACGGCAGTTTGTGCCGGTGGCGGCACTGCTGACAACATTACCGGGCCGGCCGGTACGGTCTGTACTGAGAGCGGGCTGGTCAATATGGTTTATGCCTATCCCGCGGTGACGGGCGTAGGAACGGCCGGGATTCTTTCAATGGCCGGTCTGACCGGTGTCTTCAACCCGACGGCTGCTGATTTGCAGGCTGAAGGTTATACCTACACGGTGAACGCCGGCGTGGCCAAGTTTGGTGTGATTGGTGCGACAACGCCTGCAACCTGTTTCTTTACCTATACCCCCCCGCCGGCGGCCAATCAGGCAGCAACGATCAGCGGGTTATCCACAGATGGATGTTGA
- a CDS encoding DEAD/DEAH box helicase gives MHFSDLGLKAELLRAVADQGYDTPTPIQQQAIPAVMTGRDLMATAQTGTGKTAGFTLPILHRLFSGERLARVSKTPRVLVLTPTRELAIQVEESVRTYGKHLPVTSLAVFGGVGINPQIANLRRGVDVLVATPGRLLDHVQQRTVDLSKVEIFVLDEADRMLDMGFIRDIRKIIALLPKQRQNLMFSATFSPDIRELAAGLLNNPASVDVAARNTAAETVTQRIIETDREKKKELLCHLFQTRGWHQVLVFARTKHGADALAKTLDKAGIKSAAIHGDKSQGARTRALTDFKEGKLVALVATDIAARGIDIDALPYVINYELPNIAEDYVHRIGRTGRAGMEGEAISLVCHDERGELKDIEKLIKRTLDRIVIPGFEQSAHAAPRPVQPPRGPRKPQQGRPQTPKAGQKPGGPQQHRTGSRHR, from the coding sequence ATGCATTTTTCCGATCTCGGCCTCAAGGCCGAACTCCTGCGCGCCGTTGCCGATCAAGGCTACGACACGCCGACCCCCATCCAGCAACAAGCCATTCCGGCTGTGATGACTGGCCGTGACCTGATGGCTACGGCCCAGACCGGCACCGGCAAGACCGCTGGTTTTACGTTGCCCATCCTGCATCGCCTGTTCAGCGGCGAACGCCTGGCGCGCGTCTCCAAAACGCCGCGCGTGCTGGTTCTGACGCCGACCCGTGAACTGGCCATCCAGGTCGAGGAAAGCGTCCGCACTTACGGCAAGCACCTGCCGGTCACCTCGCTGGCGGTTTTTGGCGGTGTCGGCATCAACCCGCAGATCGCCAATCTGCGCCGTGGCGTCGATGTTCTGGTGGCGACGCCGGGTCGCCTGCTCGATCACGTGCAGCAACGCACGGTCGACCTGTCCAAAGTCGAGATTTTCGTCCTCGATGAAGCTGACCGGATGCTGGACATGGGTTTCATCCGCGACATTCGCAAGATCATTGCCTTGCTGCCCAAGCAGCGCCAGAACCTGATGTTCTCAGCCACCTTCTCGCCGGATATCCGTGAACTGGCCGCTGGCTTGCTGAACAATCCGGCCTCGGTCGACGTCGCGGCACGCAACACCGCCGCCGAGACGGTGACTCAGCGCATCATCGAAACCGACCGCGAAAAGAAAAAGGAACTGCTTTGCCACCTGTTCCAAACGCGTGGCTGGCATCAGGTGCTGGTTTTTGCCCGGACCAAGCATGGTGCCGATGCGCTGGCCAAGACGCTGGACAAGGCTGGCATCAAGTCTGCCGCCATTCACGGCGACAAGTCGCAGGGCGCCCGGACGCGTGCTTTGACAGACTTCAAGGAGGGCAAACTGGTTGCGCTGGTGGCCACCGATATCGCGGCGCGCGGCATTGATATCGATGCGCTGCCCTACGTCATCAACTACGAACTGCCCAATATTGCCGAAGATTACGTTCACCGAATCGGCCGTACGGGTCGCGCCGGCATGGAAGGCGAGGCAATTTCGCTGGTTTGCCACGACGAACGGGGCGAACTGAAAGATATCGAAAAGCTGATCAAGCGCACCCTGGACCGGATCGTCATCCCCGGTTTCGAGCAATCTGCCCATGCGGCGCCGCGCCCGGTTCAACCGCCGCGTGGCCCGCGCAAGCCGCAGCAAGGGCGTCCGCAAACGCCCAAAGCCGGCCAAAAACCGGGTGGACCGCAGCAACACCGTACGGGTAGTCGCCACCGCTGA
- a CDS encoding type II secretion system protein, with protein sequence MRRDIDFSAIFPVDRGFTLVEMIISIVITGIVVSMVAIFGRNQINAYIDVGNRAELSDAADTALRRIARDLQSALPNSVRNASAGLLEFVPIHDAGRYRAELSATGTGNVLDFSSSGDNSFDVLGPAVTVLAGDQLVIFNLGQSGSDVYDGTSSRAATAGVGLSTLSFTSTGTQFPLASPNNRFQIVGAPVTYECSGTQLLRRTGYGFKPIQPQNFAALGGSVSVLAENVSNCSFSYTPAVLQRNGLAVLRLSLSKNGETVELLHQVAILNTP encoded by the coding sequence ATGCGCCGCGATATTGATTTTTCCGCGATTTTTCCGGTTGACCGTGGATTCACGCTGGTCGAGATGATCATTTCGATTGTGATCACCGGGATTGTTGTATCGATGGTGGCTATCTTCGGGCGCAATCAGATCAACGCCTACATTGATGTCGGCAACCGTGCCGAGTTGTCTGATGCTGCCGACACGGCCTTGCGCCGGATCGCCCGCGATCTGCAGTCGGCTTTGCCCAACAGTGTCCGAAATGCATCCGCAGGTTTGCTCGAATTCGTGCCCATTCACGATGCCGGCCGTTACCGCGCGGAACTCAGCGCCACCGGTACCGGCAACGTGCTGGATTTCAGTAGCAGCGGGGACAACAGCTTTGATGTGCTCGGCCCTGCCGTGACGGTACTGGCCGGTGATCAACTGGTTATATTCAACCTTGGGCAGTCCGGCTCTGATGTTTATGACGGGACTAGCAGCCGTGCGGCAACCGCAGGCGTTGGTTTGAGTACGTTGAGTTTCACGTCGACGGGTACGCAGTTTCCGCTCGCCTCGCCGAACAATCGCTTCCAGATAGTGGGTGCGCCGGTGACCTACGAATGCTCGGGGACGCAATTGCTTCGACGCACCGGATATGGATTCAAGCCGATCCAGCCGCAAAACTTCGCGGCACTTGGCGGCAGCGTTTCCGTACTGGCCGAGAATGTCAGCAACTGCTCGTTTTCCTACACGCCCGCAGTTTTGCAGCGTAACGGGCTGGCCGTCTTGCGCCTGTCACTCAGCAAGAATGGCGAGACGGTCGAGTTGCTTCATCAGGTCGCCATACTGAATACACCATGA
- a CDS encoding O-succinylhomoserine sulfhydrylase: MAESQKYRPETLAVRAGQERSQFGEHSEALYLTSSFVFKSAAQAARRFSGEEEGNVYARFSNPTVTMFEERLAALEGAEDCVATASGMSAIMAAILAHLKQGDHIVASNSLFGATVNLFSNILSRTGITTTFVSHTDPAAWEAAIRPETKMFFLETPSNPLTEIADIRALVAIAQANGILVAVDNCFCSPILQRPLEMGADLVIHSATKFLDGQGRVLGGAVCGAKALTEEVFKYLRTAGPTLSAFNAWVLLKGLETLKLRVDAQSAGAARLAAWLEAHPKVARVFYPGLPSHPQHELAKTQQKSGGAIVAFEVKGGREQAWQVVDNCHLLSITANLGDTKTTITHPASTTHGRISPEARAAAGINEGLLRIAVGLEAVEDLQADLERGLSQI; encoded by the coding sequence ATGGCTGAGTCGCAAAAATATCGTCCGGAAACCCTGGCGGTGCGGGCCGGCCAGGAACGCAGTCAGTTTGGCGAGCATTCCGAAGCGCTGTACCTCACCTCCAGCTTCGTCTTCAAGAGTGCAGCGCAGGCAGCGAGGCGCTTCTCCGGTGAAGAAGAAGGGAACGTTTACGCCCGTTTTTCAAACCCGACCGTGACCATGTTCGAGGAACGCCTCGCCGCGCTGGAAGGCGCCGAGGACTGCGTTGCCACAGCCAGCGGCATGTCGGCGATCATGGCCGCGATATTGGCTCACCTGAAGCAGGGCGATCATATTGTGGCTTCGAACAGCCTGTTCGGTGCCACGGTCAATTTGTTTTCCAATATTCTGTCGCGCACCGGCATTACCACCACCTTTGTGTCGCATACCGATCCTGCTGCGTGGGAAGCTGCCATTCGGCCGGAAACGAAGATGTTCTTCCTGGAAACACCGTCTAATCCGTTAACGGAAATTGCCGATATTCGGGCCCTTGTCGCCATTGCCCAGGCCAACGGTATTCTGGTCGCCGTCGATAACTGCTTTTGTTCGCCCATCCTGCAGCGCCCGCTGGAAATGGGGGCTGATCTGGTGATTCATTCCGCGACCAAGTTTCTCGATGGACAAGGCCGCGTGCTGGGCGGAGCGGTTTGCGGCGCCAAGGCGCTGACTGAAGAGGTTTTCAAGTATTTGCGTACCGCCGGTCCTACCCTGTCTGCCTTCAATGCCTGGGTATTGCTCAAGGGGCTGGAAACGTTGAAGTTGCGTGTCGACGCTCAATCAGCGGGGGCGGCTCGATTGGCAGCATGGTTGGAGGCACACCCGAAAGTGGCGCGTGTTTTCTATCCGGGCCTGCCGTCACACCCGCAACATGAGTTGGCCAAGACCCAGCAGAAATCCGGCGGTGCCATCGTTGCCTTTGAAGTCAAGGGCGGGCGCGAGCAAGCCTGGCAGGTGGTCGATAATTGCCACTTGCTGTCCATTACCGCCAATCTTGGCGACACGAAGACCACCATCACCCATCCTGCCTCCACCACGCATGGCCGCATTTCCCCGGAAGCCCGGGCTGCGGCCGGCATTAACGAAGGGCTGCTGCGCATCGCTGTCGGCCTTGAAGCAGTAGAGGATCTTCAGGCCGACCTCGAACGGGGTCTGAGCCAGATCTGA
- a CDS encoding type II secretion system protein encodes MFISSLYQRGITLIEQIMFIVIVSVGVIGLVSVMNPAIRASADPMVTKQFVAIAESLLNEIEHQPFTWCDLDDANASTALSYAGCASNPQNSSAPTPNTETRNGSGGTGEFYDNVRDYGGFVSENVSDPAGGGAIAGYRAEVAIVETGASFGLTSDAVLAITVTVCRSVTPTAFCAGRDSFALTGYRFRYAPRY; translated from the coding sequence ATGTTCATTAGTTCGCTCTACCAGCGTGGCATTACGCTGATTGAACAGATCATGTTCATCGTTATCGTCAGCGTTGGTGTGATCGGTCTGGTTTCGGTGATGAACCCGGCAATCAGGGCCAGTGCTGATCCGATGGTCACCAAGCAGTTCGTGGCGATTGCCGAGTCTTTGCTCAATGAAATTGAGCACCAGCCTTTTACCTGGTGTGACCTTGACGACGCCAATGCCTCGACGGCGCTGTCCTACGCCGGCTGTGCCAGCAATCCGCAAAACAGCAGCGCCCCAACGCCGAATACCGAGACTAGAAACGGTAGCGGGGGGACGGGCGAGTTTTATGACAATGTTCGGGATTATGGCGGCTTCGTTTCCGAAAATGTTTCCGATCCTGCCGGCGGTGGTGCCATTGCCGGTTATCGAGCCGAAGTTGCAATTGTCGAGACGGGCGCAAGTTTTGGTTTGACCAGCGATGCCGTTCTGGCTATTACCGTGACTGTTTGCCGGTCCGTTACGCCTACGGCATTTTGTGCCGGCCGTGATTCATTTGCTTTGACGGGATACCGTTTCCGCTATGCGCCGCGATATTGA
- a CDS encoding type II secretion system F family protein: MANFAYKGRDGGGKLIEGVLEGASSGGVADVLFGRGITPISITETSARPKSGDDGGLSFFKPKVEHVDILLFSRQIHTLLKAGVPIMRALSGLQESATNPAMKEVIRDVRESLEAGRELSVSLARHPKIFNPFYISMVRVGEATGLLDEIFLRLFDHLEFERFMREQVKSALRYPSFVVMAMGAAIVVVNLFVIPAFAKVFQGFGAELPLMTRILLGFSNFMVAWWPAMLVGIVVAVFAFRAWVGTAAGRMQWESMLLRFPIAGKIVRKAAMARFARSFALGMRSGVPVMQALTNSSQTVDNSYIAAKIEGMRDTVERGESVVRSAIASGFFSPVVLQMISVGEESGALDDMLEEVGQMYQREVEYELKTLGQQIEPILIVCLGVLVLILALGIFLPMWDLGKVAIKR; this comes from the coding sequence GTGGCCAACTTTGCTTACAAGGGACGTGATGGTGGCGGCAAGCTGATCGAGGGCGTGCTAGAAGGCGCATCGTCAGGCGGCGTCGCCGATGTGCTGTTCGGCCGTGGCATTACGCCCATTTCGATCACCGAGACGTCAGCACGGCCAAAGTCCGGCGACGATGGCGGCCTGAGTTTCTTCAAACCGAAGGTCGAACACGTTGATATCCTGCTCTTTTCACGGCAGATTCATACCTTGCTCAAGGCTGGCGTGCCGATCATGCGTGCCCTGAGTGGCCTGCAAGAGTCGGCCACCAATCCGGCGATGAAAGAGGTGATCCGCGACGTTCGCGAGAGCCTGGAGGCGGGGCGCGAGTTGTCGGTTTCGCTGGCGCGACATCCCAAAATTTTCAATCCCTTCTACATTTCCATGGTCCGGGTTGGCGAAGCCACCGGCCTGCTTGACGAGATATTCCTGCGTCTGTTCGATCACCTTGAATTCGAGCGCTTCATGCGGGAGCAGGTCAAGTCAGCCTTGCGCTACCCGTCGTTCGTGGTGATGGCCATGGGGGCGGCCATCGTGGTGGTTAACCTGTTCGTCATTCCGGCCTTTGCCAAGGTGTTTCAAGGCTTTGGCGCAGAGTTGCCGCTGATGACGAGAATTCTGCTCGGCTTCTCGAATTTCATGGTGGCGTGGTGGCCGGCCATGCTGGTTGGTATTGTCGTAGCGGTCTTTGCATTCCGTGCCTGGGTGGGCACGGCGGCCGGGCGCATGCAATGGGAGTCCATGTTGCTGCGTTTTCCGATTGCCGGAAAAATCGTTCGCAAGGCCGCCATGGCCCGCTTTGCCCGCAGCTTTGCGCTGGGTATGCGCAGCGGCGTGCCGGTCATGCAGGCGCTGACCAACTCGTCACAAACCGTCGATAACAGCTATATCGCCGCCAAGATCGAGGGTATGCGCGATACCGTCGAGCGTGGTGAAAGCGTGGTGCGCTCCGCCATTGCTTCCGGATTTTTCTCGCCGGTCGTGCTGCAGATGATTTCGGTGGGCGAGGAATCAGGCGCGTTGGACGACATGCTGGAAGAGGTCGGCCAGATGTATCAACGCGAAGTGGAGTACGAATTGAAGACGCTGGGTCAGCAAATCGAACCCATCCTGATCGTCTGCCTAGGCGTGCTGGTGCTGATACTGGCCTTGGGTATCTTCCTGCCCATGTGGGATCTTGGCAAGGTCGCCATCAAGCGATGA
- a CDS encoding type II secretion system protein, whose amino-acid sequence MIELVVTIVIIGILAVNILPRWSGNSGFDDRGFRDSVVAGLRYAQKSAVASRRTVCAYFSMPPARVSFRISDVNGAADCTTGNVLAGPDTDALVVAATGNATFATLPTGIIFDAAGRPGSGSTINVSGLPASLAITVEAETGYVH is encoded by the coding sequence ATGATCGAGCTGGTGGTGACGATTGTGATTATCGGAATTTTGGCCGTAAATATCCTTCCTCGGTGGAGCGGAAACTCCGGCTTCGATGACCGTGGTTTTCGTGACAGCGTTGTGGCTGGATTACGCTACGCACAAAAGTCTGCCGTCGCCAGTCGGCGTACGGTTTGCGCCTATTTTTCGATGCCTCCTGCGCGGGTCTCTTTTCGAATCTCGGACGTCAATGGCGCCGCGGATTGCACCACCGGCAATGTGCTGGCAGGGCCAGATACCGACGCCTTGGTAGTTGCGGCAACAGGTAATGCGACCTTCGCCACCTTGCCGACGGGCATTATTTTCGATGCAGCCGGACGTCCGGGGAGTGGTTCGACGATCAACGTTTCAGGCCTTCCTGCTTCGTTGGCAATCACGGTCGAAGCGGAAACAGGCTATGTTCATTAG
- the tadA gene encoding Flp pilus assembly complex ATPase component TadA yields MPPPQKVRLGDLLIQQGLLTEEQLKIALDEQKRTGRKLGRVFVESGYVTEAGISQALARQLRIPFVDLNSFTPKPDLIKLLPESPARRFRALVLDQLPDGRLQIGMADPTDLQAYDEITRLVRREIDLAVVTESQLLATVDRVYHRGEQITGLAKELTAELGDTPIEFGDLLGLNPGAEDAPVVKLLQTVFEEAMRLRASDIHFEPQEKALRIRFRIDGVLHIQTEADAKISSAVALRLKLMSGLDISEKRLPQDGRFNIKVRGNPVDVRISTLPTQFGESVVMRLLNQNTGLLELDRIGMPERVLERFRHALKRPSGMVLVTGPTGSGKTTTLYAALNELNSPEKKVITVEDPVEYRLGGLNQVQVHEKIDLSFSRVLRTVLRQDPDIVLIGEMRDQETAEIGMRAAMTGHLVLSTLHTNDAVSTPIRLLDMGVPRYMVALSVHMVIAQRLVRVICGNCRDAYTLTPNEHEWLRYELGDQVDKHAFHHGRGCAHCANTGYQGRTGVYEFLEMSDSVVEAINHDDPGEFMRTARQQMAGETLRRDAVRLVLSGKTTVSEAMRVSNQFEE; encoded by the coding sequence ATGCCCCCCCCGCAAAAAGTCCGCCTCGGCGACCTGCTGATCCAGCAGGGTCTGCTAACCGAGGAACAACTGAAAATTGCCCTCGATGAGCAAAAACGTACCGGACGCAAACTCGGGCGGGTTTTTGTCGAGAGCGGCTACGTTACCGAGGCGGGTATCTCACAGGCCTTGGCTCGGCAGTTGCGGATTCCCTTTGTTGACCTCAATAGTTTCACCCCCAAGCCCGATCTGATCAAACTGCTGCCCGAGTCTCCGGCACGTCGTTTCCGCGCACTGGTGCTTGATCAGTTGCCGGATGGTCGCTTGCAAATCGGTATGGCTGATCCAACCGACTTGCAGGCTTACGACGAAATTACCCGTCTGGTTCGCCGCGAAATCGATCTTGCCGTGGTGACCGAAAGCCAGTTGCTGGCCACCGTCGATCGTGTTTATCACCGTGGCGAACAGATTACGGGCCTGGCCAAGGAGTTGACGGCCGAACTCGGCGATACGCCGATCGAGTTTGGTGACTTGCTCGGACTGAACCCCGGCGCCGAGGATGCACCGGTCGTCAAGTTACTGCAGACGGTGTTTGAGGAAGCAATGCGTTTGCGTGCGTCCGACATCCATTTCGAACCGCAGGAAAAAGCCCTGCGCATTCGCTTCCGGATTGACGGCGTGCTGCACATCCAGACCGAGGCCGACGCCAAGATTTCGTCGGCCGTGGCCCTGCGCCTCAAGTTGATGTCCGGCCTCGACATTTCCGAAAAGCGCCTGCCGCAGGATGGTCGTTTCAACATCAAGGTGCGTGGCAACCCGGTGGACGTTCGTATATCCACGTTGCCGACGCAGTTTGGCGAATCCGTGGTCATGCGTCTGTTGAACCAGAATACCGGCTTGCTCGAACTGGACCGGATCGGCATGCCCGAACGCGTCCTCGAACGCTTCCGCCACGCCCTCAAGCGGCCGAGCGGCATGGTGCTGGTGACCGGCCCGACCGGCTCCGGCAAGACGACCACGCTCTACGCCGCGCTGAACGAACTGAACAGTCCCGAAAAGAAGGTCATTACCGTCGAAGATCCGGTTGAATACCGGCTCGGTGGTCTGAATCAGGTGCAGGTTCACGAAAAGATCGACCTCTCTTTTTCACGCGTCCTTCGTACGGTGCTGCGTCAGGATCCGGACATCGTGCTGATCGGTGAAATGCGCGACCAGGAAACCGCAGAGATCGGCATGCGCGCCGCCATGACCGGCCACCTGGTGCTATCGACGCTGCATACCAACGATGCTGTCTCGACGCCAATCCGCCTTCTCGACATGGGCGTACCGCGCTACATGGTTGCATTGTCTGTTCATATGGTCATTGCCCAGCGTCTGGTTCGGGTGATCTGTGGCAATTGCCGCGATGCCTACACGCTGACGCCCAACGAGCACGAATGGCTACGTTACGAACTGGGTGACCAGGTCGACAAGCACGCCTTCCACCATGGTCGTGGTTGCGCCCATTGCGCCAATACCGGTTATCAAGGGCGAACCGGGGTTTACGAATTCCTCGAAATGAGCGATTCGGTGGTCGAGGCGATCAACCATGACGACCCCGGTGAGTTCATGCGTACCGCCCGCCAGCAGATGGCCGGTGAAACCTTGCGGCGCGATGCGGTGCGACTTGTCTTGTCCGGCAAAACGACGGTGAGCGAGGCCATGCGGGTCAGCAACCAGTTCGAGGAATAA
- a CDS encoding type II secretion system protein codes for MKAMQKGFTLIELIVVIVILGILAATALPRFINVATDARMAAMNGMAGGLRSAVVLAQSRYVATGSTTATTVNMGLTGAVQAVDVAAGTGIPAATATGIQVAMQSIDGFAFACNAGVCTVTQTGSPAACAVTYTGATGVVSTAAVIAANCGG; via the coding sequence ATGAAGGCTATGCAAAAAGGTTTTACGCTGATCGAACTGATCGTCGTTATCGTGATTCTCGGTATTTTGGCGGCGACGGCTTTGCCGCGTTTCATCAACGTGGCGACTGATGCGCGTATGGCCGCCATGAACGGTATGGCTGGTGGTTTGCGTTCTGCTGTTGTGTTGGCGCAGTCAAGGTATGTCGCCACCGGTAGTACGACCGCTACAACCGTGAATATGGGTCTGACTGGAGCAGTTCAGGCAGTTGATGTTGCAGCTGGAACAGGCATCCCAGCGGCAACCGCTACCGGCATTCAGGTAGCCATGCAGTCCATAGACGGTTTCGCATTTGCATGTAATGCTGGCGTATGTACCGTCACGCAAACGGGTAGCCCCGCAGCTTGCGCAGTGACTTATACCGGTGCCACAGGTGTCGTAAGCACAGCGGCAGTTATTGCTGCCAATTGCGGCGGTTAA